A part of Marinomonas rhizomae genomic DNA contains:
- a CDS encoding asparaginase — protein sequence MSAQVLILYTGGTIGMIQTEQGLAPASGLQERIEMALGMSVNTLPSFEVLEISPLIDSANITPKHWTKLVAILATHWKDYAGFVILHGTDTMAYTASALSFMLGACTKNIILTGSQIPLGMNRSDATSNLQAALSLAVSHKIPDVSLVFDGKLMRGNRIQKVSSNRIEAFQAPNDDLLGELAIDIKLYPDRMIKSNKENSAPLVENRIVCFITGAVGVITLHPSQPIAVLQSLLDDENCKAIVLLTYGAGNVPDQNPAFLSFLTEAMLRKKNVINLTQCLHGGVSQGAYAAGSILSSMNVLSGKDMTLEAAFCKLHWLIATGENYYGILEKWNTNYCGEFTHQ from the coding sequence ATGAGTGCACAAGTTCTCATCTTATACACGGGCGGCACCATTGGCATGATTCAAACAGAGCAGGGATTAGCCCCTGCTTCTGGCCTGCAGGAGCGCATCGAGATGGCATTAGGGATGAGCGTAAACACGCTTCCCTCTTTTGAAGTATTGGAAATTTCACCTTTAATAGACAGCGCCAACATAACTCCAAAGCACTGGACAAAGTTAGTCGCAATTCTTGCAACCCATTGGAAAGATTACGCTGGCTTTGTCATTCTCCATGGCACGGACACCATGGCTTATACAGCCTCTGCTTTGTCTTTCATGCTTGGCGCTTGCACTAAGAACATCATCCTAACCGGTTCGCAAATTCCTTTAGGTATGAATCGAAGCGATGCGACTTCCAATTTACAAGCCGCATTATCGCTAGCGGTCTCCCACAAAATACCCGATGTGAGCTTAGTTTTTGATGGCAAGCTAATGCGTGGCAACCGCATTCAAAAAGTCAGTAGCAATCGTATTGAAGCCTTCCAAGCCCCCAATGATGATTTACTTGGCGAGCTGGCAATTGATATTAAACTTTACCCAGATCGCATGATTAAAAGTAACAAAGAGAACTCGGCGCCCCTGGTTGAAAACCGCATCGTTTGCTTTATAACGGGCGCTGTTGGAGTCATCACTCTTCACCCAAGTCAACCCATTGCAGTTTTACAAAGTCTACTCGATGACGAAAATTGCAAAGCCATTGTTCTGCTAACCTATGGCGCAGGCAATGTACCCGACCAAAACCCTGCATTTTTGTCTTTCTTAACAGAAGCCATGTTGCGCAAGAAAAACGTCATAAATTTAACCCAATGCCTACACGGCGGCGTCTCTCAGGGCGCCTATGCGGCGGGATCTATCCTATCGTCAATGAATGTATTAAGCGGTAAAGATATGACTTTAGAAGCGGCCTTCTGCAAGCTCCATTGGCTAATTGCCACAGGGGAAAACTATTACGGTATTCTAGAGAAATGGAACACAAATTATTGTGGTGAGTTTACCCACCAGTAA
- a CDS encoding NADPH-dependent FMN reductase, whose translation MKILAFGASSSRQSINKALAGYTANLVEGADVTLLDLNDFDMPLFSEDFEKESGVPAQAQAFVDAIAQADAIVASFAEHNGSYSAAYKNIFDWASRIEKAVYQDKPIIVLSTSPGPGGASSVLAQTVNSMPFFKGNVVGSLSVPNFYGVMKDGEMVDESVKQALSGIVAKF comes from the coding sequence ATGAAAATACTTGCATTTGGTGCTAGCTCAAGCCGTCAGTCAATTAACAAGGCCTTGGCTGGTTATACTGCGAATCTCGTTGAAGGTGCTGACGTAACGCTTCTTGATTTAAATGATTTCGATATGCCGCTTTTTAGTGAAGACTTTGAGAAAGAATCTGGTGTGCCTGCTCAAGCACAAGCGTTTGTAGATGCTATTGCTCAAGCTGATGCTATTGTTGCTTCATTTGCTGAACATAATGGTTCTTATTCTGCGGCCTACAAAAATATCTTCGATTGGGCATCTCGTATTGAAAAAGCGGTTTATCAGGATAAGCCAATTATTGTGCTTTCAACATCGCCTGGCCCTGGTGGTGCGAGCAGTGTGCTGGCTCAAACGGTAAACAGCATGCCGTTTTTCAAAGGTAATGTTGTTGGTAGTCTGAGTGTGCCTAACTTTTATGGTGTGATGAAAGACGGCGAGATGGTTGACGAGTCTGTTAAACAGGCGCTGTCGGGCATCGTTGCTAAATTTTAG
- the queA gene encoding tRNA preQ1(34) S-adenosylmethionine ribosyltransferase-isomerase QueA, whose product MLVSDYHFDLPDSLIANYPMPDRTASRLLHLDGPSGEVVHRQFPDVLDLVQPGDLMVFNNTRVIPARVFGQKESGGKVEILVERVINTNEALAHVRASKSPKENSKLILGQDKGEQIEATMIGRSGALFHLAFNEPVLDVLTRAGHMPLPPYIERPDEDSDQERYQTVYNQKPGAVAAPTAGLHFDDALLEKLKAKGVETAFVTLHVGAGTFQPMKVENVKDHIMHAEYVEVEPSVVEQVKATKARGGRVIAVGTTSVRSLESASQSGEIAPMQDDTSIFIYPGYEFKTVDALVTNFHLPESTLIMLISAFAGYDHVMAAYKKAVEQKYRFFSYGDAMFITRNAQAKGPQGEE is encoded by the coding sequence ATGCTCGTTTCCGATTATCACTTTGATTTACCCGATTCATTGATCGCTAATTACCCCATGCCAGATAGAACCGCCAGTCGCTTGCTGCATCTTGATGGCCCCAGTGGTGAGGTTGTACATCGTCAATTTCCTGATGTGTTGGACTTGGTTCAACCTGGAGATTTGATGGTGTTCAATAATACTCGAGTCATTCCTGCGCGCGTCTTCGGGCAAAAGGAGTCTGGCGGAAAAGTTGAAATACTGGTTGAGCGAGTCATTAATACGAATGAAGCGCTGGCTCATGTGCGTGCGAGTAAATCGCCAAAAGAAAACAGTAAGCTGATTTTAGGGCAAGATAAGGGTGAGCAAATAGAAGCGACTATGATTGGTCGTTCCGGTGCTTTATTTCACCTTGCTTTTAATGAGCCCGTTTTGGATGTGTTAACACGTGCGGGGCATATGCCGCTGCCGCCTTATATTGAACGTCCTGATGAAGACAGTGATCAAGAGCGTTATCAAACCGTTTATAATCAAAAGCCCGGTGCTGTTGCGGCGCCGACTGCGGGTTTGCATTTTGATGATGCGTTATTGGAAAAGCTAAAAGCAAAAGGCGTAGAAACGGCATTTGTTACCTTGCACGTTGGTGCAGGAACGTTTCAGCCTATGAAGGTTGAAAATGTAAAAGACCACATTATGCACGCTGAATACGTAGAGGTTGAGCCTAGTGTTGTTGAGCAAGTAAAAGCGACCAAGGCGCGAGGTGGTCGAGTTATTGCGGTAGGTACGACAAGTGTTCGCAGTCTTGAATCGGCAAGCCAAAGTGGTGAGATAGCGCCGATGCAGGATGACACCAGTATTTTTATTTACCCAGGTTATGAATTTAAAACCGTGGATGCTTTGGTGACGAATTTTCATTTGCCAGAGTCCACGTTGATTATGCTGATTAGTGCTTTTGCGGGTTATGATCATGTTATGGCCGCCTATAAAAAAGCAGTAGAACAGAAATATCGATTTTTTAGTTATGGTGATGCCATGTTTATTACACGAAATGCGCAGGCTAAAGGCCCGCAAGGTGAGGAATAA
- a CDS encoding alanine/glycine:cation symporter family protein codes for MLSLLTDLLWSKVLIAVLVGLGIWFTVATRFVQFRYFGNMFSILTAKHHEANSKHLSSFQALILSVAGRVGGGNIAGVAVAITIGGPGAIFWMWVVGLMGMATSFVECLLAQTYKSAESDGSYRGGPAFYIERGLGKNWKWLSVLYSILLLATFGIAFTTLQSYSVATSLEDAFGIQPYYSGIGMALIVGLIIFGGVKRIAQVAEILVPIMAGGYLLIALIVLAMNLSAIPDTLVMIVKSAFGLEPAFGGGIGAAILMGVKRGLFSNEAGLGSAPNVAAVAHIPHPANQGIVQAFSVFIDTIVLCTCTALIILLGSAYDPSSTDTVQGVALTQASLATHMGDYGRMFVSIALLLFGFSTILYNYYLGENSVSYLTKSDNHGFYMNAFRVIIICLCCTGAILDLGTVFAFADLSMGLLALVNLFALALLFKIAKRVMKDFDDQRKEGKKTPTFEAARFQDLELDQESWPTNDSHR; via the coding sequence ATGCTATCCCTTCTCACTGACTTGCTTTGGAGCAAGGTTCTTATTGCTGTATTAGTCGGTCTTGGTATTTGGTTTACCGTTGCAACCCGCTTCGTACAGTTTCGCTACTTTGGTAATATGTTTAGCATACTAACAGCCAAACACCATGAAGCTAACAGCAAACACTTAAGCTCATTCCAAGCACTAATATTATCGGTTGCTGGTCGCGTCGGTGGCGGCAACATTGCCGGTGTAGCCGTAGCCATCACCATTGGCGGTCCAGGTGCAATTTTCTGGATGTGGGTTGTTGGCCTAATGGGCATGGCAACCAGCTTTGTAGAGTGCTTGTTAGCGCAAACCTATAAATCAGCAGAAAGTGACGGCTCTTATCGTGGCGGCCCAGCATTTTATATTGAACGAGGCCTAGGCAAAAACTGGAAATGGCTATCTGTTCTCTACTCAATATTACTATTAGCCACATTTGGCATTGCCTTCACGACGCTTCAGTCATACTCAGTTGCGACATCCCTAGAAGATGCGTTTGGCATTCAGCCTTACTACAGCGGAATTGGTATGGCACTTATTGTTGGACTGATTATTTTCGGCGGAGTGAAACGTATCGCTCAAGTTGCTGAAATATTAGTGCCTATCATGGCAGGCGGTTATTTACTCATCGCTCTCATCGTACTTGCGATGAACCTAAGTGCCATTCCTGACACGCTAGTGATGATTGTAAAAAGCGCCTTTGGTTTAGAGCCTGCATTTGGTGGTGGCATAGGTGCAGCCATTCTAATGGGCGTAAAACGTGGCCTGTTCTCTAATGAGGCTGGTCTTGGAAGTGCACCAAACGTGGCTGCGGTAGCTCACATTCCACACCCTGCAAACCAAGGTATCGTTCAAGCCTTTTCTGTCTTTATCGACACCATTGTATTGTGTACTTGTACTGCTCTGATCATTCTTCTTGGCAGCGCTTACGACCCAAGCAGCACAGATACAGTTCAAGGCGTCGCACTGACTCAAGCTTCTTTAGCCACACACATGGGTGATTACGGTCGTATGTTTGTCAGTATTGCTTTGTTACTATTTGGCTTTAGTACCATTCTCTACAACTACTACCTAGGTGAAAATAGCGTTAGCTACCTAACCAAATCTGATAATCATGGTTTCTACATGAATGCCTTCCGCGTCATCATAATTTGCCTTTGCTGTACAGGCGCTATTCTTGATTTGGGCACTGTGTTCGCCTTTGCGGATCTAAGTATGGGGCTATTAGCTCTGGTTAACTTATTTGCTCTTGCCTTGCTATTTAAAATTGCAAAGCGCGTCATGAAAGACTTTGACGATCAGCGCAAAGAAGGCAAGAAAACGCCGACATTTGAAGCCGCCCGTTTTCAAGACTTAGAACTTGACCAAGAATCTTGGCCAACTAACGACTCTCACCGCTAA
- a CDS encoding NAD(P)H-dependent flavin oxidoreductase, whose translation MKQSRICEWLGVDYPIIQAPMAGVQDSALAIAVSKAGGLGSLPCAMLSVDDIAHQVSLIKTATNKPYNLNFFCHQTTEYDEKKHQQWRGLLKPYFDEFSGHYDETVKAVSRMPFSHDVADVIEGFAPPVISFHFGLPEPDLLARVKRWGTKVLSSATTLEEAIWLEENGADGIIAQGLEAGGHRGMFLSKDVSTQVGLFSLVPQIVDRVDIPVIAAGGVCDSRSIGGALFLGADAVQIGTSYLLCDEAKTSALHRAALKSQKANHTALTNVFTGRPARGIANRVMKDLGYMNDNVPEFPHASMEMAQLKALAEKHGSDDFSSLWSGQNVSGCKEISAFELTKQFADVCRVTT comes from the coding sequence ATGAAGCAATCTCGTATATGTGAATGGTTGGGAGTAGATTATCCAATCATTCAGGCGCCTATGGCGGGCGTTCAAGACAGCGCTTTAGCGATTGCTGTATCGAAAGCCGGTGGTTTGGGCTCTTTGCCATGCGCTATGTTGAGTGTGGATGATATTGCTCATCAGGTTTCCTTAATTAAAACGGCTACGAATAAACCCTATAACCTGAATTTTTTCTGTCATCAGACAACAGAATACGACGAGAAAAAACATCAGCAGTGGCGTGGCTTGTTAAAGCCTTATTTTGATGAATTCTCTGGTCACTATGATGAGACAGTAAAAGCGGTTTCGCGAATGCCTTTTAGTCATGATGTTGCAGATGTGATAGAGGGTTTTGCTCCACCAGTTATTAGCTTTCACTTTGGCTTGCCTGAACCGGACCTGCTAGCTCGAGTTAAGCGCTGGGGAACTAAGGTGTTGTCTTCGGCGACGACGTTGGAGGAGGCTATTTGGCTGGAAGAGAATGGTGCTGATGGTATTATTGCGCAAGGTCTTGAGGCTGGCGGACATCGTGGTATGTTTCTTTCGAAAGATGTTTCTACGCAAGTTGGGTTGTTTTCGTTAGTGCCTCAGATAGTTGATCGAGTTGATATCCCTGTTATTGCGGCTGGCGGAGTTTGTGATAGCCGTAGCATTGGCGGCGCATTGTTTCTTGGGGCTGATGCAGTACAAATAGGTACGTCTTATTTGTTGTGTGATGAAGCTAAAACATCGGCGTTGCATCGCGCAGCATTAAAAAGCCAAAAAGCTAACCATACTGCTTTAACCAATGTGTTTACGGGGCGACCAGCAAGAGGAATAGCTAACCGAGTTATGAAAGACCTTGGTTATATGAATGATAATGTTCCAGAGTTTCCACATGCCTCAATGGAAATGGCGCAATTGAAAGCTTTGGCAGAGAAGCATGGCTCGGATGACTTTTCTTCTTTGTGGAGTGGTCAGAATGTGTCAGGTTGCAAAGAAATATCGGCTTTTGAATTAACCAAGCAATTTGCCGACGTTTGTCGAGTTACAACCTAA
- a CDS encoding DUF2986 domain-containing protein: MNRRKKIKDIYDKRMKQANLKVNPKKSKPKYISKAERAKMEAEAAANPSAEITTETADTNETTDV, translated from the coding sequence ATGAATCGCCGCAAAAAAATCAAAGATATATACGACAAACGCATGAAGCAGGCTAACTTAAAAGTTAACCCTAAAAAATCCAAGCCAAAATACATTTCCAAAGCGGAACGCGCAAAAATGGAAGCCGAAGCGGCAGCTAACCCAAGCGCGGAAATCACCACAGAAACAGCAGACACAAACGAAACAACAGACGTTTAA
- a CDS encoding aspartate ammonia-lyase: protein MNTRSEYDLLGNMNVPADALYGIQTLRAAQNFSITGVPISHFPELIKALAMVKAAAARTNQEMKLLTTEKADAIVFACQDLIQGQYHDQFIVDVIQGGAGTSTNMNANEVIANIALTKLGHEKGDYKYLHPNDDVNRSQSTNDAYPTAACLSIQFAADNFVPSLASLKEALEAKAREFAHIVKMGRTQLQDAVPMTLGQEFDAFAVTLGEDIDRISEACALLCEVNLGGTAIGTGINTPEGYAKLVVEKLATISTKPLVPASNLVEATSDMGAFVFFSGILKRLAIKLSKMSNDLRLLSSGPRTGLGEINLPAMQPGSSIMPGKVNPVIPEAMNQTAYQVIASDLAVTLAAEAGQLQLNAMEPMIIYNVLNSLKMLKEACHMLETRCIRGITANEAICAGHVENSIGIITALVPHIGYANASRIANTALHTGNTVKALVIEENLLTEEQVNILLSPQSMLSPSKVVL from the coding sequence ATGAACACTCGCTCTGAATACGATTTACTTGGCAATATGAACGTTCCCGCTGACGCGTTATACGGCATACAAACATTGCGTGCAGCTCAGAATTTTTCCATCACTGGCGTTCCAATTTCCCACTTTCCTGAGCTGATCAAAGCGTTGGCCATGGTGAAAGCCGCTGCCGCTCGAACCAACCAAGAAATGAAACTACTTACGACTGAAAAAGCAGACGCCATCGTATTTGCCTGCCAAGACTTAATTCAAGGTCAATATCACGACCAATTTATTGTCGATGTAATCCAAGGCGGCGCAGGCACATCAACAAATATGAACGCTAACGAAGTCATCGCCAACATAGCATTAACGAAACTAGGCCATGAAAAAGGCGATTACAAATACCTGCATCCAAATGACGACGTTAACCGCTCACAATCCACCAACGACGCCTACCCAACGGCCGCTTGTTTGAGCATCCAATTTGCAGCGGATAACTTTGTTCCAAGTCTTGCTTCACTAAAAGAAGCGCTAGAAGCCAAAGCTCGTGAATTCGCCCACATCGTAAAGATGGGCCGTACGCAACTGCAAGACGCCGTACCAATGACACTAGGACAAGAATTTGATGCCTTTGCCGTTACCCTTGGCGAAGACATTGATCGCATCAGTGAAGCCTGTGCACTGCTTTGTGAAGTCAACCTTGGCGGCACCGCAATCGGCACTGGCATCAATACACCCGAGGGTTACGCAAAACTGGTGGTAGAAAAACTAGCAACCATCTCAACCAAACCACTCGTACCAGCAAGCAACCTAGTGGAAGCAACCTCTGACATGGGTGCGTTCGTTTTTTTCTCTGGCATTTTAAAACGCCTTGCGATCAAACTAAGCAAGATGAGCAATGACTTGCGCCTATTATCAAGTGGCCCTCGTACTGGTTTAGGTGAGATCAACTTACCTGCAATGCAACCAGGATCTTCCATTATGCCGGGTAAGGTAAACCCCGTTATTCCTGAAGCAATGAACCAAACGGCCTACCAAGTCATCGCATCCGACCTTGCGGTGACATTGGCAGCGGAAGCAGGCCAACTACAACTCAATGCCATGGAGCCGATGATCATTTATAACGTACTCAATTCGTTAAAAATGCTCAAAGAGGCTTGTCATATGTTAGAAACTCGCTGCATACGTGGTATTACAGCAAACGAAGCCATTTGTGCTGGCCACGTTGAAAACAGCATCGGCATCATCACTGCATTAGTTCCGCACATTGGTTATGCCAATGCATCTCGCATTGCCAACACCGCACTACATACTGGCAATACCGTAAAAGCTTTGGTCATTGAAGAAAATCTGCTCACAGAAGAGCAAGTGAATATTTTGCTCAGCCCACAATCCATGCTGTCACCTAGCAAGGTGGTATTATGA
- a CDS encoding pirin family protein: protein MSSSILKRIPLQMFWPTFDPFLFCAFHNDTYPKANASMGPDAPLHNRPLGQDFGGIDGWRMYHGKNIPGFPAHPHRGFETVTIVNKGFVDHADSIGAAGRYGEGDTQWMTAGSGVQHSEMFPLLNEDGPNPLELFQIWLNLPSKNKMVSPHFAMLWDEDTPVVSVADANGLDTQVKVVAGTFQNVDPSPCPPNSWAADSKNDVAIWLVDLPENGEWTLPAAAAGLSRTLYFFEGEKVTLDETNASINEAFVLKSDASLVLKNKGKKARFLLLQGRPIGEHVEQHGPFVMNTRAELQQAFHDYQRTEFGGWPWPRHDQVHDKSKGRFAEHGDEKA from the coding sequence ATGAGCTCATCAATTTTAAAACGAATTCCCCTACAAATGTTCTGGCCGACTTTTGATCCTTTTTTGTTTTGTGCCTTTCACAACGACACCTACCCAAAAGCGAATGCTTCTATGGGACCTGATGCCCCTTTGCATAATCGTCCTTTGGGACAGGATTTTGGTGGCATTGACGGCTGGCGTATGTATCACGGTAAGAATATTCCAGGCTTTCCAGCGCACCCACATCGTGGCTTTGAGACAGTTACTATCGTAAACAAGGGCTTTGTGGATCACGCTGATTCCATCGGTGCGGCAGGTCGTTATGGTGAAGGTGATACTCAGTGGATGACTGCAGGCTCTGGCGTTCAGCATTCTGAAATGTTTCCTTTACTAAATGAGGACGGTCCAAATCCACTGGAGCTGTTTCAGATTTGGTTGAACTTACCAAGCAAAAATAAGATGGTGTCACCGCATTTTGCGATGCTTTGGGATGAAGATACACCTGTAGTAAGTGTGGCGGATGCGAACGGTTTAGACACTCAAGTCAAAGTGGTTGCTGGTACGTTTCAGAATGTCGATCCTTCGCCATGTCCTCCAAACTCATGGGCAGCGGATAGTAAAAATGATGTGGCTATTTGGTTGGTTGACTTGCCAGAAAATGGTGAATGGACGTTACCAGCGGCAGCGGCTGGTTTGAGCCGTACTTTATACTTCTTTGAAGGTGAAAAGGTGACATTGGATGAAACGAACGCCTCTATCAATGAAGCCTTTGTCCTAAAAAGCGATGCGTCACTTGTGCTGAAAAACAAGGGTAAGAAAGCGCGCTTCTTATTATTGCAAGGTCGTCCAATTGGTGAGCATGTGGAGCAACATGGTCCATTTGTGATGAATACGCGAGCAGAGCTGCAGCAGGCTTTCCATGATTATCAGCGTACGGAATTTGGTGGTTGGCCTTGGCCGCGCCATGATCAGGTGCATGATAAATCCAAAGGTCGCTTTGCTGAGCATGGTGATGAAAAGGCTTAA
- a CDS encoding helix-turn-helix domain-containing protein — MVQHFADNLQLLCSYYKSVADVCRRLNINRAQFNRYLNGTTMPSNSTQRRICEFFGVEPDEMMLSHEQFVKLVQVRPIRQSEEAKSLTPEQLQFNRLNQSGQLGVAKYNGYYFEYYYSMACPGKILRTLVHIESQDGKTYYQRTERLNPRNVKKSFHGVYNGFVQLLSDRLFLIDYESQTHVEMTQTILYPSFRNRVERLTGLRLGVSGSGERAPCCVRVVYEYLGKNINKKHAVAQCGLYDPKSDEIDEDIRQSIHNDINEGDWHFRARF, encoded by the coding sequence ATGGTTCAGCATTTTGCGGATAACTTGCAATTGTTATGCAGTTACTACAAATCGGTTGCGGATGTATGTCGTCGACTTAATATTAATCGTGCGCAATTTAACCGTTACCTCAATGGTACCACCATGCCGAGTAACAGTACGCAGCGACGTATTTGTGAGTTTTTTGGTGTAGAGCCTGATGAAATGATGCTCTCCCATGAGCAGTTTGTTAAGTTGGTGCAAGTGCGTCCGATTCGTCAGAGTGAAGAAGCCAAAAGTCTGACACCTGAGCAGTTGCAATTCAATCGGCTTAATCAATCTGGTCAGTTGGGCGTAGCAAAATATAATGGCTACTATTTCGAGTATTATTACTCCATGGCGTGCCCGGGGAAAATATTGCGTACCTTGGTGCATATAGAGTCGCAAGATGGCAAGACCTATTATCAGCGTACCGAACGACTAAACCCGCGCAATGTCAAAAAGTCTTTCCATGGTGTTTATAATGGTTTCGTGCAATTGCTTTCGGATCGGTTGTTTTTGATTGATTATGAAAGTCAGACGCATGTAGAAATGACACAGACCATACTTTATCCCTCTTTTCGAAATCGCGTTGAGCGCTTGACTGGGTTGCGTCTAGGGGTGTCAGGTAGTGGCGAAAGGGCGCCATGTTGTGTGCGAGTTGTGTATGAATACTTGGGCAAAAATATAAACAAAAAGCATGCGGTTGCTCAGTGTGGTTTATATGACCCAAAGAGTGATGAGATAGATGAGGATATTCGCCAGTCAATCCATAATGATATAAATGAAGGTGACTGGCATTTTAGAGCGCGATTTTAA
- a CDS encoding VOC family protein — MESNKINYVELPARDLALNKAFFTQVFGWGFKDYGSEYSAFENAGLDGGFFQANFCSRPQNGAALIILYSNELETVFEKVQAAGGTIEQVIFDFPGGRRFHFLDPCGNEWAVWSEPSE, encoded by the coding sequence ATGGAGTCTAATAAAATCAATTATGTTGAATTGCCGGCGCGTGATTTAGCGTTAAATAAAGCTTTTTTTACTCAGGTGTTTGGTTGGGGCTTTAAAGATTATGGTTCTGAGTATTCAGCTTTTGAAAATGCTGGGTTAGATGGAGGCTTTTTTCAGGCAAATTTTTGCTCTAGACCACAAAATGGTGCGGCGCTGATTATTTTGTACAGCAATGAATTGGAAACCGTGTTTGAAAAAGTTCAGGCGGCTGGTGGTACGATAGAACAAGTGATTTTTGATTTTCCTGGTGGTCGTCGTTTTCACTTTCTTGATCCGTGCGGTAATGAATGGGCAGTATGGAGCGAACCTAGCGAGTAA
- a CDS encoding DMT family transporter, with protein MWIFITLFAAGCQSVRTAYQNTLARETGFLHATMSRSLFGLPLVSVYLVACWQLFGWVSVDNNLRFWVAASICAIAQIMATYFMLRAFQSGSFALGTLLAKTEAVLAALIGLPLLHYTLTIGSWIGIFLGVLGAVVMSVKWKNIKQAHKDISLLLGLASGFCFAVTSVTASMASHSLSGSLITSAGVTLWYVLALQSIILCGVQIYRSKDLLAPFKNELALSCKVGVLSSLGSIGWFTGFALVNPALVKTLGQIEIIGTLYYSKVRFAEKMTKQQWIGGALIVMSVILVVTSTIK; from the coding sequence ATGTGGATCTTTATTACTTTGTTTGCAGCAGGTTGTCAGTCAGTTCGAACGGCGTATCAAAATACGTTGGCTCGTGAAACGGGCTTCCTGCATGCCACCATGTCTCGATCTTTGTTTGGTTTGCCATTAGTTAGTGTCTATCTTGTGGCCTGTTGGCAATTATTTGGCTGGGTATCAGTCGACAATAATCTGCGCTTTTGGGTTGCTGCTAGTATTTGCGCTATAGCCCAAATCATGGCGACGTATTTTATGTTACGTGCATTTCAGTCTGGTAGCTTTGCGCTAGGAACCTTGTTGGCGAAAACGGAAGCGGTGTTGGCTGCATTAATTGGTTTACCTCTGTTGCATTATACTTTGACGATTGGCTCGTGGATTGGGATTTTTTTAGGGGTATTAGGCGCTGTTGTTATGAGCGTGAAATGGAAGAATATTAAACAGGCTCATAAAGATATTTCTTTGTTACTTGGATTGGCGAGTGGTTTTTGTTTTGCTGTTACTTCCGTTACCGCGTCGATGGCCAGCCATTCTTTATCTGGCTCTTTGATAACCAGTGCAGGGGTTACACTTTGGTATGTTTTGGCTTTACAGTCTATTATTTTGTGCGGTGTTCAAATCTATAGAAGTAAGGATTTGTTGGCGCCATTTAAAAATGAGTTGGCGTTAAGTTGTAAAGTTGGTGTACTAAGTTCGTTAGGTTCCATTGGTTGGTTTACCGGTTTTGCTTTGGTGAATCCTGCTTTAGTGAAAACCTTAGGACAGATTGAAATCATCGGAACCTTGTATTATTCGAAAGTGCGCTTTGCTGAGAAGATGACGAAACAGCAGTGGATTGGCGGTGCGCTTATTGTGATGAGTGTTATTTTGGTCGTGACATCGACGATTAAGTGA
- a CDS encoding GtrA family protein, which yields MRRIFKHTFLRFAIVGGFGFLVDLTSMALLSIWLPHLAARGIAFWVAASSNWWWNRSITFREAKQSHTNKKAAALQFMQFLGGSVVAFIPNWGCYLILVSQPPANMTLALLWPYLAMVPGILIGMVLNYVFSRFWVFSPAKL from the coding sequence ATGAGACGCATTTTTAAACATACATTTTTACGCTTTGCTATTGTGGGTGGCTTTGGCTTCTTAGTCGACCTTACCAGCATGGCGCTGCTTTCTATCTGGTTACCCCACCTTGCTGCCAGAGGCATCGCCTTTTGGGTCGCCGCGAGCTCAAACTGGTGGTGGAACCGCAGTATTACTTTTAGGGAAGCCAAGCAAAGCCACACCAACAAAAAAGCCGCCGCATTGCAGTTCATGCAATTTCTCGGCGGCTCTGTAGTGGCTTTTATACCAAACTGGGGCTGCTATCTAATACTCGTGTCTCAACCACCAGCCAATATGACACTGGCTCTTTTATGGCCTTATTTAGCCATGGTACCCGGCATATTAATTGGCATGGTACTCAATTATGTGTTCTCACGCTTTTGGGTATTTTCTCCCGCCAAGCTTTAA